The Sabethes cyaneus chromosome 3, idSabCyanKW18_F2, whole genome shotgun sequence DNA window ACTATTTCTTATATTTTAGGTTTCTCGAGTCTCCGGACTTCCAACCTAGCGTCGCCAAACGATATATTGATCATGGTTTTATTCTCAATCTGTTGGAGTTATTTGATTCAGAAGATCCCCGTGAAAGGGATTTCCTAAAGACGGTTCTGCATAGAGTTTACGGAAAATTTCTTGGCTTGAGAGCATTCATTCGAAAGCAAATCAACAACATTTTCTATAAGTTCATATACGAAACTGAACATCACAACGGGATTGCAGAGCTCTTAGAGATTCTTGGCAGTATTATCAATGGTTTCGCTCTTCCACTCAAGGAAGAGCACAAGCAGTTCCTGCTCAAAGTATTACTTCCGCTGCATAAGGTCAAAAGTTTGTCTGTCTATCATCCCCAACTAGCTTACTGTGTAGTTCAATTTTTGGAGAAAGATCCTAGTTTGACCCAACCTGTTATCAAATGTTTGCTAAAGTTTTGGCCTAAAACGCATAGCCCCAAGGAAGTGATGTTCTTGAACGAGCTGGAAGAAATTCTGGATGTGATTGAACCGGCCGAATTTCAGAAAGTAATGGAACCACTGTTTCGTCAAATAGCTAAATGCGTTTCGAGCCCACATTTCCAAGTAGCGGAAAGAGCATTGTATTACTGGAATAACGAATACATCATGTCCTTGATATCAGAGAACTCGAAAGTCATTCTACCGATTATGTTTCCAGCTCTAAACAGCAACTCCAAAACACACTGGAATAAAACTATTCACGGACTGATCTATAATGCTATCAAATTGTTCATGGAAATGAACCAAAAGCTGTTCGATGAGTGTCATAGAAAGTACAAGGCCGAGCAAGAGAACGAGCAGGAGAAGTTGAATCGACGAGAAGAGCTGTGGCAACAGGTAGAAAGTCTTGCCCGGCAGCATCCGACTTACGAACAGTTTTCTCTTATGGAAACCGATGGGACTGGTTCTGGCGAGCTGGCTCTCGCTGCCGAAGGACCCTCTGCTGTGTCTGCTGCGAACAGTACGGATGACTCATTTATATCGCGATCCTACAGCATAACACCTATGGCTCAGCAGAAGACATAATCCAAAAACGAACCGTTCCGATTTTCTGGTACGTCTCTTTAATTTTGCCTGTTTTTAGCAAGTATGTACCTTTTTTAAACATATAAACGAGTGAACGCAGTGGATATGCAGTTTGAGAAAGCGAACCGTAAACATGTTTTAACATCTAAGATGAAGCAAAATAAAGGAATAATGAAACTAGGTAACACAAAATGTAAACAGTTTACTACACAAAACGCAAAACGGAGAGccggttttgaaaattttattaggACTGCGAAAACAACCGAAATATTATTCTCATATAGGTAATAGACAGAGCTAGGTACGGCAATTaaattggtt harbors:
- the LOC128739232 gene encoding serine/threonine-protein phosphatase 2A 56 kDa regulatory subunit gamma isoform-like is translated as MPQPDTDTEGNNKMTMNDDGNGTVVNSSSGTTANNNSLPISTAPAAATNGTNGGGGTGLAGANNNGNRQNNFDTRPTSNSSNSSSNFGFIIPKSNEIETLPQLKDTSQSDREELFIQKLRQCCVLFDFTEPLNDLKYKEIKRCALQEMVEYLSSQQQIITEPIYPEAIQMFAMNLFRTLPPSSNPNGAEFDPEEDEPTLEASWPHLQFVYELFLRFLESPDFQPSVAKRYIDHGFILNLLELFDSEDPRERDFLKTVLHRVYGKFLGLRAFIRKQINNIFYKFIYETEHHNGIAELLEILGSIINGFALPLKEEHKQFLLKVLLPLHKVKSLSVYHPQLAYCVVQFLEKDPSLTQPVIKCLLKFWPKTHSPKEVMFLNELEEILDVIEPAEFQKVMEPLFRQIAKCVSSPHFQVAERALYYWNNEYIMSLISENSKVILPIMFPALNSNSKTHWNKTIHGLIYNAIKLFMEMNQKLFDECHRKYKAEQENEQEKLNRREELWQQVESLARQHPTYEQFSLMETDGTGSGELALAAEGPSAVSAANSTDDSFISRSYSITPMAQQKT